In a genomic window of Gossypium arboreum isolate Shixiya-1 chromosome 7, ASM2569848v2, whole genome shotgun sequence:
- the LOC108484676 gene encoding uncharacterized protein LOC108484676, which translates to MNTKTMRLPPRRVPDSMPNNKRKERDGFDLKPLTSLPPSSKPPMPAAPPPLLSNHLLAGYLAHEFLTNGTLVGQPWDPTRPQQSPAESRKGTREKAEPNDRSAPGDAELKLKKHQMYVEVASLLKTDGAHLQGIVNPTQLSRFLEM; encoded by the coding sequence ATGAACACCAAAACGATGCGTCTCCCTCCCCGTCGGGTGCCCGATTCCATGCCCAACAACAAACGAAAAGAGAGAGACGGTTTTGACCTCAAACCCCTAACCTCTCTTCCTCCGTCCTCGAAACCACCCATGCCGGCCGCTCCTCCCCCGCTTCTCTCCAACCACCTCCTAGCTGGATACCTGGCCCACGAGTTCCTCACTAACGGGACGCTCGTCGGCCAGCCCTGGGACCCGACCCGACCTCAACAATCGCCCGCTGAATCCAGGAAGGGAACCAGAGAAAAAGCCGAGCCGAACGACAGATCCGCACCAGGCGACGCCGAGCTGAAGCTGAAGAAGCATCAAATGTACGTAGAAGTGGCAAGTTTGCTGAAGACCGATGGGGCCCACTTGCAAGGCATCGTCAACCCGACCCAGCTCTCTCGTTTCTTAGAGATGTAA
- the LOC108472410 gene encoding thioredoxin-like fold domain-containing protein MRL7, chloroplastic yields the protein MLSFQIGIFPKSFSPLCVVKNNHNSCNMLPVSDVTRSTLSQLCNVWPSFVHHSRFLKTSPCFATSRKSDSNPNPDPDSNPKSKAETGNRDQKSVVSHNKDENPDKSFPTTIPKKPRRGRRSEAVAVEDFIRDSLERTFESIRQQNPEVLENKESVMKDRLENQFDCDSSSGEDEDEDKDEKDNEAGKRGKKMVVEEDDPDWPLDADIGWGIRASEYFEQHAIKNVVGEDGFEIDWEGETDDSWVKEINCLEWESFAFHPSPLIVLVFERYKRATHNWKTLKELVKAIQVYWNSKDRLPPRAVKLDINIERDLAYALKVRECPQLLFLRGNRIMYREKEFRKADELVQMIAYFYYNAKKPSWIDEASICRPY from the exons ATGTTATCCTTTCAGATCGGTATCTTTCCCAAATCCTTTTCGCCTCTTTGTGTAGTGAAAAACAATCATAATTCCTGCAACATGCTGCCTGTTTCTGATGTTACTCGTAGTACTCTAAGTCAATTGTGCAACGTCTGGCCCTCCTTCGTACACCATAGCCGTTTTTTAAAAACTTCCCCTTGCTTTGCTACTTCAAGAAAATCTGATTCCAACCCTAATCCTGATCCGGACTCGAACCCTAAATCTAAAGCTGAAACAGGAAACCGGGACCAAAAGTCTGTAGTTTCCCATAACAAAGATGAAAATCCAGATAAAAGCTTCCCAACAACCATTCCTAAGAAGCCAAGACGGGGTCGTAGAAGTGAAGCTGTAGCTGTTGAAGATTTTATACGCGACTCACTTGAACGAACTTTTGAATCAATCCGGCAGCAGAATCCAGAAGTTCTTGAAAATAAGGAAAGTGTGATGAAGGATAGACTTGAAAATCAGTTTGATTGTGACAGTAGCAGTGGTGAAGATGAGGATGAGGACAAGGACGAGAAGGATAATGAAGCCGGTAAAAGAGGAAAGAAGATGGTGGTGGAAGAGGATGATCCAGATTGGCCATTGGACGCAGATATTGGGTGGGGAATTAGGGCATCGGAGTACTTTGAGCAGCATGCTATTAAGAATGTGGTGGGTGAAGATGGTTTTGAGATTGACTGGGAAGGAGAGACTGATGATAGCTGGGTAAAGGAGATTAACTGTCTGGAGTGGGAGAGCTTTGCTTTCCATCCCAGTCCGCTAATTGTTCTTGTATTTGAGAGATACAAAAG GGCAACTCACAATTGGAAGACTTTGAAAGAGCTAGTGAAGGCGATCCAGGTATATTGGAACTCCAAGGACCGGTTACCTCCTCGG GCAGTCAAACTGGATATCAATATCGAGAGAGATCTGGCATATGCTCTTAAAGTCAGGGAATGCCCGCAGCTTTTATTTTTACGCGGAAACAGGATCATGTACAGAGAGAAAG AGTTTCGCAAGGCTGATGAATTGGTCCAAATGATTGCTTATTTCTATTACAACGCAAAGAAGCCTTCATGGATTGATGAGGCATCCATATGTCGACCTTATTAG